The Curtobacterium poinsettiae DNA segment GCGCTCGTCACGAACAGCGACCTCCCCCGCCGGTACGCGAGCGGGTTGCACAAGTGGGAGCACCGCAACCACTGGTCGTGGCTCGAGGTCTCGGCGGGCCTCGGCACCTCGATCTACGCGCCCGTCCGGTTCGCCTGCCGACCCGAGGCCGTCGTGGTCACCCTCACCGCCCGGGCTTCCTGAGCCGACGCGCCCGGGAGTTCGCCGGATGGTCGTGAGCATCCCCGATCATCGGATAGTATTGTCTGGTTGCTCCGGTACGGAGCGATCACACCGCGGGGTGTGGCGCAGCTTGGTAGCGCGCCTCGTTCGGGACGAGGAGGTCGCAGGTTCAAATCCTGTCACCCCGACACTGTGTTGAGACAGTACGAAGAAGGCCCTGGTTCTCCGGAACCGGGGCCTTCTGCTTTCCGCGGGTGCATCTCGGTCGTCGATGGGTCGCACGACCCAGTCAGCCGATTCCTGCCCCATCGCGAGCAGGCGCTCCCGCTACGCTCGCAAGCGCCATGCAGAACGACAATCCCCTCGCCGCCGTGCTCGCGGCGATCGCCGCCGAGTTCCCCGACATCGCGGACGACCCGGCGCTGGGGCAGAGCCTGACCGACAACGTCTCGTCGATGATCGCCGAGGCCCACGAGCGCTACACCGCGGGGACCGACGGCAGCGTCGTGAGCCACGCGTTCCTCGACCCCGAGCACCTCGCGACCGGCAGTCTGCACGCCGAGCACGCACAGCACCCTGCCGGTGCCATGCTCGCGGCGGAGATGCTGTTCGACGCCTACCTGCCGGTCTTCATCGACGAGGTCGGTGCGACGTCGACCGCCGAGGTCCTGCGGGCCACCAGGGCCCTGCACGCCGGCATCTGGAGCCGGTTCCCGGCCGGGGCGGTCGCGTACACGGAGGCACTGCGCCAACGCCTCACCACGGCGCACCTGGACTCCCGGACGCAGATCGCGCGGGATCTGCACGACCGCATCGCCCACGGCATCCTCGCCGGGTTGCAGCGCCTCGACCTCGTCCTGCTGACGGACCCGTCGGCGGACGAACGAGCCGACCAGCTCGACGACGCAGCGCGGTTGCTCCGGAGCGCGCTCGGCGACGTGCAGGACCTCGCAGTGAGCCTGCACGCCCGGGTCGGGGATGCACTGCTCGACGACGCGCTCCGACGGCACGTGCGCGACCTGTTCCCCGACGATGATCTCCTGTTCATCGAGTCGACCGGTGTCTCCGGTTCCCTGCCGAACTGGCAGGCCGAGGAAGCGCTGACGATCCTGCTCGAGGCGCTCACCAACCGCGGCAAGCACGCCCCCGGCTCGACGACGTCGGTGCGCTTCGTCTGGTCACCCGCGACGTTGCTCGTGACGGTCGCCGATGACGGGCCGGGCTTCGACGTGCAGGGCGACACCGACGGCCGCCTCGGGCAGCAGACCATGCGCGAACGTGCCGCGGTGATCGGCGCGCGACTCGACGTCGAGAGCGCACCCGGTTCCGGCACCACCGTCCGCCTGACGATCCCGAGGGGCACGCTGTGACCATCACGCACGTCGCCATCGTCGACGACCACCGGCTCTTCCGCGAAGGACTCGCCACGATCCTGGCCGCGGTCCCCACGATCCGCGTCGTGGCGCACGGTGCACGACCGTCGGAGGTGCTCGACTCCCCCGAAGCCCCCGCGATCGACGTCCTGCTGCTCGACGTCGAGCTGGACGGCCCGCCGGCACGGACGACGATCGCCACGGTCCGCCGCACCCGCCCGGACATCCGGGTGGTGGTGCTCACGATGCACCGGGACGCGGTCCTCCGCCGCACGCTGCTGGACGCCGGCGCGGTCGACTTCGTCACGAAGGACACGCCGAGCCGCGAACTGGTCGACCGGATCGCCCGCGCAGCCCACGCCGATGCGGCACCCGTCACGTTCCCCGTCGACCTGGTGACCGAGGCCCGAGCGGGCTCACCGTTGAGCGACCGCGAGCTCGAGGTCCTCCGGCTCCTCGCGGCCGCGCGCACCAACGCCGAGATCGCGGCGGACCTGCAGCTCGCGATCGGCACGGTCAAGCGGCACGTCTACAACGTGTTCCGCAAGCTCGACGTCGGCTCCCGCGTCGGGGCGGTCGCCGCAGCGACGCGCCTGGGCCTGCTCGCCTGAGGCCCACCCACTTCGTGAGCAGGAATGGTCGGGTGCCCGCGGGCGACCCGACCATTTCTGCTCACAAAGCGAACGAACGAAGGAACTAGACCGACGCCGCCGCCGCACCCGCGGGCACGAGCTTGCCGGCGGTGTGCAGCCCGGCCACGACGTCGAGCGCCTGGTGCCGGTACCGCGCCTGTGCAGCACCGGGCGACACGATCACGCCGTTCGCCCCGGTCGACGCCACGAGTGCGTTGATCTTCTCCGCGACCTGCTCGGCGTTCCCGTAGGCCTGACGCTCGGTGCGGGCGGCGATGAACCGGCGCTCGAGGTCGTTGAACTCGTACGCACGCGCCTCGTCCATCGAGACCGGTTCGGGCTTCCGGCCGGAGCGCATCCGGATGAAGGAGATCATGCCCGGGGCGCTCTGCTCGTCGATGACGGCGGGGTCCTCGTCGGTGACGACCTGCACGCCGATCAGCGCGTTCGGCGTCTGCCGGAAGCGCGACGGTCGGAACGAGTCGCGGTACAGAGCGAGCGCGGCCTCGGTGTTGTCCGACGCGAAGTGGTGGGCGAAGGCGAACGAGACACCGAGCGCGCCGGCGACCTGGGCGCTGTAGCCGGAGGAGCCGAGCAGCCAGAACTCGGGCACGTCGCCGTAGCCCGGCACTGCTCGGATGCCGGACAGCGGGTTCGACTCGTCCATGCCGGTGAAGAACCCGATCAGGTCGGACAGCCGCTCCGGGAAGTCGTCGACGTCGAGTCGGTCCGTGCGGCGCAGCGCCATCGCGGTCGCACCGTCGGTCCCCGGCGCACGACCGAGGCCGAGGTCGACGCGGTCACCGTACAGCGCACGGAGCGTGCCGAACTGCTCGGCGACGACGAGGGGGGCGTGGTTCGGCAGCATGACGCCACCCGATCCGATGCGGATGGTCGAGGTGGCCGCACCCACGGCGCTCAGCAGCACCGCCGGGGCCGAGGACGTGATGCCCGGCATCCCGTGGTGCTCGGCGACCCAGAACCGCTCGTACCCGAGCTGTTCGGCGTGCACGGCCATGTCGATGGACCCCTGCAGGGCCTCGGTGTTGGACTGGCCGTACTCGCGGGTGGCCAGGTCGAGGACGGACAGGTGCAGGGTGTCGTCGGTCATGTGGTCACCAACGCGCGCCGGCGCACGTGCATTCCTGTGCACAGACGGACGGGAGGCCCGTGGCGGCGCCGCCACGGGCCTCCAGTCCGTCTGGTGGGTGCGTACCGGACGCGCGCCGGCACGAGCGGTCAGGCGCCGTCGAGGCGGCCGCCGGACTCCGTCAGGTAGCAGTTGGCGCAGAGCGACTCGTAGGCGACGTCGACGCCGTCGATCGCGACCTGGGAACCGTCGAAGACGAACCGGCCGTCGACCGTGCGGGCGTTGAAGACCGCCTTGCGGCCGCAGCGGCAGATGGTCTTGAGTTCCTCGAGTGCGTGCGCGACCTCGAGCAGGCGGGCGCTGCCGGGGAACGCCTCGGTACGGAAGTCCGTGCGGATGCCGTACGTGATGACCGGGATCTCGTCGAGCACCGCGATGCGCAGCAGGTCGTCGACCTGACGCGGGGTGAGGAACTGCGCCTCGTCGACGAGCACGCAGCTGACGGGCCGCACCATGCCGTCCAGGCGGTCCGACTCGGGGTCCAGGGCACCGGCGGCGGTGACGGCCTGCCGTACGTCGGCGTCCGGCGAGAAGACGATGTCGACGGTCCGGGTCACGCCCAGGCGGGAGACGATCTCACGATCGCCCTTGGTGTCGACCGCGGGCTTGGCGAGCAGTACCCGGTGCCCGCGCTCCTCGTAGTTGTAGGCGGCCTGCAGGAGCCCCGTGCTCTTGCCGCTGTTCATCGCGCCGTAGCGGAAGTAGAGCTTCGCCACTACGCGAGGAACCCGTCCTCGGCAGCCCGACGGATGAGGTCGGACTTCTTCGAGGCGGGGCGGCCCACCTTGCTGTACTTCTCGCGCACGCGACGCAGGTAGGTCTTGGCGGTCTCGTACTGCACGTTCATCTGCGCGGCGACCTCGTTGGTGGAGTAACCGGAGACGTACAGGCGGAGGGCCTCTTCTTCGCCGGCGCTGAGCTTGGGTCGCTGGTGGGCCTGGGCGCCCGTCGGCAACGGTCGCCACTCGCGGGGCTGCGGGGTCTCGCGGGCGACGCCCATGATCTCGCGTGCGACGTCCATGACCTCGCGCATCGGGAGCGACTTCGACAGGAACGCGGCGGCACCTGCGGCGAGGGCGCGGTCGCGGGACTCACGGCTGTCGACGCTCGAGAGCACGATCACCTTCGCCCCGGCGGCGCGGCAGGTACGGACGCGGGCCTCGATGGAGACCGGTTCCTTGAGCTGGAAGTCCAGGAACACCAGGTCGGTCGGGAAGCTGTCGCTGTGGACCATCTCGAGCCAGGTGTGCGCGGTCAGGGCCAGGTCGAAGTCGAACGCGTTCACCGCGATCCAGCTCGACAGGCTGTCCAGCAGCACCTCGTGGTCGTCGAGGATGGCCAGCCGCACACGTCGTGCTCCCGGGTTCGGGAGGGACGGCGACCCCTCCGAGAGCCTGTTCGGGTCAGTGCTGGTCATAGGAGAACCTTAGTGCGAGGGCGGAGGGGCGGACCGCGACGTCGAGGTCGGGGAACGTCACGCGGAGGACGGCGAAGTAGGGGTCGAAGGTGCGGTGGATGCCGATGTCGGAGTCCGCCACAGCGAGCTCCAGCTCGACGGACACCCGAGCGGGTGCGGGCGACTGCGCGGGCCGGGCGGCCGGGGCTGCCCGGGCCGCCTGGGACGCCGCGGCCGCCACGGTGTCCGCTCGGCGCACCCTCGCGCGGAAGCCGGCCGGGTCGACGGTCGAGGCGCGGAGGGCCGCACGGACGAAGGTGCGGACGACCGCCCGCTGGTCGGTGTCGAGCGTCGCGATGAGGCCTTCGGGGTCGTCGACCACCGGCGCCTCGCCGCCGTCGACCCGGACGGCGTGCTCGAACCAGGTGCGGTCGGCGTCGGCGACCATGGACGCCCGGATGCCGTCGGCGATCGCGCGGGCTCGGGCACGGTCGGCATCGGTGATGACGTGCGCGTGCGGAGCTCGGCGAAGAACGGGGCGACGTTGCGGGACAGGATCGTCGCGCGGTCCTGCTGCACGCTCTGCGCGATGCCGTCCCGCTCGGCACGCGCGACGGAGTACGACCCGGCACGGATCTGCACCCGTTCGGCGAGCCCAGCGAAGGTCCAGGCGAACACCGCGGACGCAGCGGTCAGCACGAGCGTGGGGGCCGCGGCCAGGAACGCCGCGACGGCGACCGGCACCTCGTGTGGGAACTCCGCTGCACCAGCGCCCCAGGTCACGGCGTTCACCGCGGCCAGGACGACCCCGCCGATCGTCAGGTCGGTCCACGGACGGTAGGGCGCGACCATGACGATGCCGGTCGCGGTGATCAGGGACATGAAGTCGTTCAGGGCACTCCGGTCCGGCCCCCACTGCGCGGCGACGCTCGTGACCGACGCCAGGCCGAGCAATCCGACGTGCGCGACGAACGCCCAACGCGGGAACGGCGCACGGAACGGACTCGAGGCAGCGAGCACCACCACCGCCGAGGCCGCGACGAGCAGCACGGTGAGGGCGCTGAGCGTCGGGCTGCCCTCGACGTCGCGGTCGAAGACCGACACGAGCAGGGCCCAGACGACGCTGCCGGCCCCGAGGACGACGGCCAGGGGCCGCGACCCCATCGCGCCGAGCGGGTCGTACTGCTGTGCGGTCCGGCGGGAGCCCCATCCGGACCCGTGGCGCTGCCCCGCCGCCGTCATCGCTCGGCCTCCCTGCCGTCGCCGAGCGCCGGCACGGTGACCGCGCCGGTGACCGGTCCGTAGGGCACGGTCATCATGACGCTCGTGCCGGAGCCGGGCGACGACCAGATCTGGACGTCACCGCCGACCCGGCCGATGCGCTCACGCACCGAACCGCGGAGGCCCATCCGGTCGGCGCCGGTGGCGTCCTCGTCGAACCCGCGGCCGTCGTCGACGACCATGACGGTGCAGGACGCGCTGTCGTCGAAGACGCTCACCTCGGCGGCGTCGGTCCCCGCGTGCTTCCGCACGTTGGCCAGGCACTGCCCGACGGCCCGGACGACCGCCGACAGCGCGCGCTGGTCCAGGCGCTCGAGTGCGGAGGGGTCCCCGGAGACCGTGACGTCCAGCCCGAGCGTGCGGTGTTCGTCGACCATGGCGCCGAACGCCTCGGCCGCAGCCCCGGGACGCGGACGGGCGATCGGCGTGAGCCACCCCTTGCCGGTGAGCACCGCGACGTCGGCGTCGACCGTCTCGGCGAGGTGGGGGTCCATCGGGCCGTCCGGCGCGAGGGTGATGGCGCCCAGGTGGTTGAGCACGGTGTCGTGCAGGATCGCGGACGCCTCGGCCTCGACCCCGGCCCGGTAGGCGGACACGTGTTCTTCACGCGCAGATCGCAGGAGCTCGGGCTGCACCCGTTCGCTGCGCCCCGTGCTGCGGGTGGTGAAGAGCACGAGCGCGACCACGAAGCCAAGCGTGACCCACGCCAGGATGAGCGGACGGGGCGTCTCTTCGGCCTGCACGATGGCGATCCAGGTCGCGAGTCGTCCGGTCAGGAAGCCCACGAAGGACCACAGCACGACGCGGCTCGGCACGGCCCCGGCTCCCCCGACCAGGATGAGCGGGATCACGACGAGGGACATCAGGTACGAGGTCACCCACCCGGTCGGTACCTGCTGCTGCACCCCGACGGCGAACCACCAGGCGCAGACACCGCCGACGACCAGGAACGCGATCGCCGAGACCCGGCTGCCGAACTGCACGTGCACGCCGATCATGGCGAGCATCGGGACGACCGCCAACACGGTGCCGACGACCTGCACCCCGGGCTCGGACAGGCCGTAGAGCACGAGGGTGATGGCCGCGGCCAACAGGGACCCGACGGCGCCGGCGTGGAACGCGCGCACGGTCGACCACGCGTTCACTCGCGGTGCGAGGTGCGTGGGGATGCCGAGCACGAGGTGGATCCTTCCGGGTGGCGAGGGCGCCGTCCACGATCCAACCACCGGAGCAGCGGCCGTGTACCCCGAATCCGGGGCCGTGCGGCGACCCGCACGATGATAGCGGCCCGGACCGGGGGCTTGCTGTCCCCCGAACGCGGACCGGACACGACCCGGGCAGACGCCCCTCAGAACAGCGTCTGTGCCGCCGCCGGCCGGAGCAGCCGCTGGTCGAACCCGGGATCGGCACGCTTCAGCGGTGACACCGTCGGCACCGACTGCTCCTGCGGCAGCGCCTGTGGCCCGCCCGGGCCCAGCCCCTGCGGTACACCCGGCTGCGGCGTTCGCGGTTCGGAGAACCCCATCGACCCCGTCGCCGGGTCCACACGACCCAGCCCCACCCCGTGCGCCGCCAGGATCGGGCGGATGCGCTCCGACAGCCACCGCCGGTAGTCCTTCGGCGCGTAGGTGTTGTCGAGGTACATCGCGCGGTACCGCTGCACCAGGTCGGGTCGCTCACGGCCGAGCCACTCGAACCACCACGGCTTGACGCCGGGCCGCAGGTGCAGCGCCGAGTACATGATGCTCGTCGCACCTGCCGCGGTCGCCCGACCGATGGCGTCGTCGAGGTGCGCGCGGGTGTCGGTGATGTACGGCAGCACGGGCATCAGGAACACGGCGCAGTCGAGCCCCGCGTCGCGGATGGCCCGCACGGTCGCCAGCCTGGCCGACGTCGTCGGCGTGCCGGACTCGACCGACTGTTGCAGCGAGTCGTCGTACACGGCGATCGACATCGCGAGGTCGACCGGCACCACCTTCGCCGCCTCGGCCAGCAGCGGCAGGTCGCGGCGCAGCAGCGTGCCCTTCGTCAGGATGCTGAACGGGGTGCGCGACTCCGCCAGTGCCTCGATCACGCCGGGCATCAGCCGGTACCGCCCCTCGGCCCGCTGGTACGGGTCGGTGTTCGTGCCGAGCGCCACCGGGTGACGGTCCCACGAGGGCTTGCCGAGCTCACGACGCAGCACGTCGGCGACGTTCGTCTTCACCACGATCTGCTGGTCGAAGTCGGCGCCGCCGTCGAACTCCAGGTACGTGTGGGTCGGGCGGGCGAAGCAGTACACGCAGGCGTGGCTGCACCCGCGGTACGGGTTGATCGTCCAACCGTACGTCCCCGAGCCGTCCGCGCTCGGCACCCGGTTCAGGGCGCTCTTCGCCAGGACCTCGTGGAAGGTCACCCCGGCGAACTCGGGCGTCGTCACGCTCCGGACGAACCCGCTGTTCGATTCCATCCCGGGCAGCGCGTCGCTCTGCTCGGCATCGATCGCCTGTCCACTCCACCGCATGCCGTCATTCGAACACACGTTCGAACGGACCGCAAGCCGGGCGTCGCCTAGTGGTGGAGCCCGAGGACCTTCGCGGTGCGCTCGAGCGTGGCGTCCGCCAGCTCCGGGTCGTCGCCGAGGTCCTTCCCGTAGGTCGGCACCATCGCACGGACGTCGTCCTGCCAGCC contains these protein-coding regions:
- a CDS encoding Rv2578c family radical SAM protein → MRWSGQAIDAEQSDALPGMESNSGFVRSVTTPEFAGVTFHEVLAKSALNRVPSADGSGTYGWTINPYRGCSHACVYCFARPTHTYLEFDGGADFDQQIVVKTNVADVLRRELGKPSWDRHPVALGTNTDPYQRAEGRYRLMPGVIEALAESRTPFSILTKGTLLRRDLPLLAEAAKVVPVDLAMSIAVYDDSLQQSVESGTPTTSARLATVRAIRDAGLDCAVFLMPVLPYITDTRAHLDDAIGRATAAGATSIMYSALHLRPGVKPWWFEWLGRERPDLVQRYRAMYLDNTYAPKDYRRWLSERIRPILAAHGVGLGRVDPATGSMGFSEPRTPQPGVPQGLGPGGPQALPQEQSVPTVSPLKRADPGFDQRLLRPAAAQTLF
- a CDS encoding sensor histidine kinase, whose protein sequence is MQNDNPLAAVLAAIAAEFPDIADDPALGQSLTDNVSSMIAEAHERYTAGTDGSVVSHAFLDPEHLATGSLHAEHAQHPAGAMLAAEMLFDAYLPVFIDEVGATSTAEVLRATRALHAGIWSRFPAGAVAYTEALRQRLTTAHLDSRTQIARDLHDRIAHGILAGLQRLDLVLLTDPSADERADQLDDAARLLRSALGDVQDLAVSLHARVGDALLDDALRRHVRDLFPDDDLLFIESTGVSGSLPNWQAEEALTILLEALTNRGKHAPGSTTSVRFVWSPATLLVTVADDGPGFDVQGDTDGRLGQQTMRERAAVIGARLDVESAPGSGTTVRLTIPRGTL
- a CDS encoding response regulator transcription factor; protein product: MTSTDPNRLSEGSPSLPNPGARRVRLAILDDHEVLLDSLSSWIAVNAFDFDLALTAHTWLEMVHSDSFPTDLVFLDFQLKEPVSIEARVRTCRAAGAKVIVLSSVDSRESRDRALAAGAAAFLSKSLPMREVMDVAREIMGVARETPQPREWRPLPTGAQAHQRPKLSAGEEEALRLYVSGYSTNEVAAQMNVQYETAKTYLRRVREKYSKVGRPASKKSDLIRRAAEDGFLA
- a CDS encoding LLM class flavin-dependent oxidoreductase, translated to MTDDTLHLSVLDLATREYGQSNTEALQGSIDMAVHAEQLGYERFWVAEHHGMPGITSSAPAVLLSAVGAATSTIRIGSGGVMLPNHAPLVVAEQFGTLRALYGDRVDLGLGRAPGTDGATAMALRRTDRLDVDDFPERLSDLIGFFTGMDESNPLSGIRAVPGYGDVPEFWLLGSSGYSAQVAGALGVSFAFAHHFASDNTEAALALYRDSFRPSRFRQTPNALIGVQVVTDEDPAVIDEQSAPGMISFIRMRSGRKPEPVSMDEARAYEFNDLERRFIAARTERQAYGNAEQVAEKINALVASTGANGVIVSPGAAQARYRHQALDVVAGLHTAGKLVPAGAAAASV
- a CDS encoding thymidine kinase, encoding MAKLYFRYGAMNSGKSTGLLQAAYNYEERGHRVLLAKPAVDTKGDREIVSRLGVTRTVDIVFSPDADVRQAVTAAGALDPESDRLDGMVRPVSCVLVDEAQFLTPRQVDDLLRIAVLDEIPVITYGIRTDFRTEAFPGSARLLEVAHALEELKTICRCGRKAVFNARTVDGRFVFDGSQVAIDGVDVAYESLCANCYLTESGGRLDGA
- a CDS encoding response regulator, yielding MTITHVAIVDDHRLFREGLATILAAVPTIRVVAHGARPSEVLDSPEAPAIDVLLLDVELDGPPARTTIATVRRTRPDIRVVVLTMHRDAVLRRTLLDAGAVDFVTKDTPSRELVDRIARAAHADAAPVTFPVDLVTEARAGSPLSDRELEVLRLLAAARTNAEIAADLQLAIGTVKRHVYNVFRKLDVGSRVGAVAAATRLGLLA
- a CDS encoding sensor histidine kinase produces the protein MLGIPTHLAPRVNAWSTVRAFHAGAVGSLLAAAITLVLYGLSEPGVQVVGTVLAVVPMLAMIGVHVQFGSRVSAIAFLVVGGVCAWWFAVGVQQQVPTGWVTSYLMSLVVIPLILVGGAGAVPSRVVLWSFVGFLTGRLATWIAIVQAEETPRPLILAWVTLGFVVALVLFTTRSTGRSERVQPELLRSAREEHVSAYRAGVEAEASAILHDTVLNHLGAITLAPDGPMDPHLAETVDADVAVLTGKGWLTPIARPRPGAAAEAFGAMVDEHRTLGLDVTVSGDPSALERLDQRALSAVVRAVGQCLANVRKHAGTDAAEVSVFDDSASCTVMVVDDGRGFDEDATGADRMGLRGSVRERIGRVGGDVQIWSSPGSGTSVMMTVPYGPVTGAVTVPALGDGREAER